In Methanococcus voltae, the DNA window TTAAAATTCACGTAATAGAAATTATTACCTTTTATAATAATTTTATTACATATTGATTTTATTAATATATACTTATTTTTAAAATATATCGTATTATATACTATATTTATATCCCATTTATCTTTTTTAATTGATAATATTATATTGTTGATTTTATTAATGTCTTTTTAATTATTTATTATAATATTCACATTTTTAATAATATTTATTAAGTTATACCTTAGTATTTTAGTTTATTAAACTTATTTTTATTACATAAGGATATTTTAAATATATTATTAAATTTTATTAAACTTATTTTTATTTATTTTTATTATATTTAATATATATAATATTCTTTATTTTTTAAAAATTACAATATATTCATAATATTACAAGGATTAATAATAATATTCACAATATTAATTATTTATTATATATTATACTATTAAATATTAATCTCTTTCGAAAATTCGAAACATATAAAAATATCCAATATCATATAATATATTCTTATGAAAATCCTTATAAATGTTAAAAATATTTAGAAATATATTTAAATATTATTGTGTATTGGTGGTTTTATGATAGATCCTATTGAGTTTATACACAATGCATCATCTATATCTAAAAAATCTATGAATAGATTAAAATTAAAGTCCAATCCATTTTCTGAAAAACCTATTCGGGGAAACACTAAATTTTTTGTAGGTAGAAATTCAGAACTTTCAGAAATAGCTGACATTTTAGGTGCGGCTCAATATGGTAGTGTAGCTAATGCAGCAATTGTTGGTACTAAAGGTATTGGTAAGAGCTCCATATTAAATATACTATATTACGCAGCAAAAAGACATGGGCACTGGATTGTGCAGTTAGAGGCTTCTCAGGTAACTGCAAGACAATTTTTAATTCAGCTGATGCATAGTATTATAGGAGATAATTTATTTTCTGTAGATGGTACTTTATCTACGAATTATATGGAACATTCTAAAAAAATAATAGAAATATATCGACGTTTAAATACATACAGTGATAAAACGCCCGTTCATTATCCTCGTGAAAAAATTGAAAGGGATTTAAAATATTTATTACATAATGTTAAAGAAGAGGGTAAATTATGTGTTATATTGGTTGATGAGGCGGATCAATTTGCAAAAAGAAGCTGTTTGGGGTTATTGCAATTTTTCCACTCTTTCTTATATGAGGATGATATTTTAGCCTTCTTTGCAGGGCCTCCTACTATGATGGAAGATTTAACCAAAATATCGCCTGCAATAAGAGACCGTATTCCTAAAGTTATTAATATGCCCCCTCTTGATAAGGTAGAAGCACATGATTTAATATTGAGGCGTTTAGAAGATGTTCACACTAATGGAGCTTCTGAATATGATCCATTTACTCCAGAAAGCATTGAGAAAATAATTGAAGAGTGTGATGGTATACCAAGACGTATTATTATGACGTGTTCTGAAGCTATATCTATTGGTCTAAAAAATAGCTCTACAATTGTTGATGAGGCTATGGTGGAATCTGCATTGAAAAAATTAGGTATAAGTGTTGGTCATCAAATATTAAACCACTTAACACCTGCTCAGTCTAAAATAGTTAGGGCTATGGCGGATTTGGGGGGTAGTTCTACAGTTACCGAACTTTCGGGTGTATTGAATAACTCACCAGGTACGATAGGTACGCATTTGTCAGATATTTACGAAATGGGTTATGTATATAAGGAAAGAGATGGTTATAATGTATATTATACATTATCTAAAGAATTAAAAGATGTTTTGATTATAGAAAAGGATGAATAATATTATCTTTTTTTTTAAAATATATTTTATATTTTACTATTTATTATTAATATCAAAGAGTATGTTTTATATTTAATAGAATATAATATTTAACCAATATTTTATTTAGTCGGTGATTATATGTTATGTGACGTTCAATCTAAAGAACCAGATATTAAAGTTTCACTTACTCGAGTGGGTGTTACTAATTTGAAAAAATTAGTTAAAATAAAAAGGGACCCTACTAAAAGAGATGTAGTTTTAGTACCTACTTTTGAAGTTTTTGTAGATTTGCCATCTAATCAAAAGGGTATACACATGTCAAGGAGTCCTGAAGTAATAGGGGAAGTAATTGAAAGAATATTGTCTGAAGAAGAAATATATGGTGTTGAAGACTTATCTATTGAAATTGTAAAGCGATTATTTGAAAAACACGAATATGCCAATAGGGCAGAGGTTTTTTTAGTTAGTGACGATTATATTATGGAAGAAAAATCACCTGTAACTCATAAAAAATCACAAGAAGTATGTAAAATAATGGCTCGAGCATACGGCGTTAAAGAAGATGGTAACTTAATAATGAAAAAAATGGTTGGTGCGGAAGTTGTTGGTATGACTGCTTGTCCATGTGCTCAGGATTTATTAACTCAGAATGCAATAACTGAACTTAAAAATAATGGGTTCAATGATGAGGAAATCGTTAAAATATTGGATTCAGTTACTATTGCAACACACAATCAAAGGGGAATCGGTACAATTATGGTAGAAGTACCTGATAATTATGATATTGGAATTTCTAAAATAATTGATATTATTAAATCTTCTATGAGTGGTGAAGTATATGAACTTTTAAAAAGAACTGATGAAGCTTATGTGGTTGAATATGCTCATAAAAATCCAAAATTTGTAGAAGACTGTGCTCGGGAAATGATTAAAAGAGTTGTAGATGAGTTCACCGAATTGCCGGGTGATGCGGAAGTTTTAATAAGGCAGGTAAATAAAGAGAGTATTCATAGGCACGACGCATTTGCAGAACGTTTTTCTACAATGGAAGAATTGAGAAATGAATTAATATAAAGTATTTAATTTTAAATTATAATACTCTTTTAAATTATATATTTATATAAAATTACATTTTTTTATATATTATTTGATAAATTATTAATATGATTACGAATATATATTTTGTTTACAAGAATGATGAATTTTATAAAATTAAATATCTTGGTAGTAAAAATGTCTAAAATATTAGTCGTCGGTGTAAATACACGTCCTGTGGTTAATTCTTTTAAAAAATTAGGTTTTGAAGTTTATTCAGTATCTTATTATAATCCTATCGATTGTCATTCTGATAAGTCAGAGTATTTAATTAATGATATGAGTCATGGCAATTTTTATAATAATTATTCTGAAGATGAATTATTAAATCTTGCAAATAATTATGAAGATATGGTTGATAATTATATAATATGTTCAGGAATTTTTGAATCAACCAATTCCAAAATTCCAAAATGGGATACTATTGGTAATTCGCCTAAAAAAATAAATGAAATAAGTAATAAATACAATATTACAAAAAATCTTCAGAAATTGGGGTATAATACACCAATAACTAAAAAAATAAATAATAAATATCAACTTGAAAAATTTATAAATGAATTTGAAGAAGTTATTTTAAAACCATTATTTGGTTGTGGTGGTATTGGGGTAATATATATAAATAATAAAATGTTAAATATAGAATTCGATTTATTAAATAGGCTGGATATTAAATATCCTATTTTGGTACAAGAATATATTAATTCAGAATCATATAGTATATCATATATAAATTCTAATTATTTAGCTTTCAACAAGCAAATAATTTCAAGAAGTGATTTTGGAAATATGTATGTTGGAAATATAACACCTTACAGTCCAGAGTTAATTTCAAAAGGATTTGAAACACAAATAAATCAATTTTCTGAATTAATTGAAACACTCGATTTAACAGGTATGAATGGTTTTGACTTTATGGTTAAAAATGGCGAACCTTATATTATAGATATAAATCCAAGAATTTTGGGTACTTACGAGACTTTAGAAATGTCTTGTAATTATAATCTGGCAAAGGTATTATTGGGTTCAGAATGTCCAAAAATGGAAGAAATATATTATAAAAGAGTATTATTTGCCAACAAAGATATTGTATTTAAAAAAGATATTTTTAAAAAATATGGTATTAATATTGAAGATTATATTCGAGATTTACCTATGGAAGGAGCTTTTATTTCTAAAAACGAGCCAATATGTACATTAATATATCCTGAGTTAAATAAGGATTTAATTTCGGATGAATTTATTAAGAGGTGTATTTAATGAAATATGATAAAGATGATATGTATGTTATGTTAGAGAATCCGTTAGTTCAACAGGTGCTTTTTGAAGTAATGGATGAGGATATGATGGGATTTGATGTATTATCTATATTAATAGATTTGGGTGAAGTTACTGATGATGAAATATCTCGACAATTAGATGTAAAATTAAATAATATTCGTAAAATATTATATCGATTGTATGAAGCCAGGTTGGTTAATTATAACAGGGAAAAGGATGAGGAAACAAATTGGTACACTTATACTTGGATGCCTGCTTTAGAAAAATTACCAGGATTGGTTAAGAAAAAAATGGAGAAACTTATCACTACTTTAAAAGACCAACTATCTATGGAAGAAGATAATTTGTTTTTTTACTGTCAAGAGTGTGAAATAAAATTTACATTTGAGGACGCAATGGATAATAGTTTTAAATGTCCACAATGTGATGGTACTTTATATGAATACGATAATAAAGATGATATCTTAAATATAAAAAATCAAATAATTTATTTGGAAAAAGAATACACTTTAAATTCATTATTTAGTTAATTAAAATTTTTAATATGCTTAAGTGATATGTTATGAAAAATTGTTTTGAAAATTATGTTGAATTAAATAAAACCTCTGAACCAGAACTTATTTCTTTTTTATTAGACTCTTCAAACGAAAATCCGAATCTTAAAAAAACATATATTTCAATTTTTGATACACCTGATTTTATTAAATATTTGAATATATTGGTTGAAAAATGTGATATTAATATAGTATGTCATTGTATTACAGTTTCAGCTTATGCTTATGATTTTGCGAAATCTTTAAAAAATAATACTTTGGATATTAATCTTATAGTGTTGGGTGGTTTATTACACGATATTGGTCGTTCAGAATCACAAGACTTAAATCATGGAATAATTGGTGCTAAAATACTTAATAATATGGATTTGCCAAAATTGGCAAAGATTGCTGAAACGCATATTGGTGCAGGAATCTCAAAAGAACAGGCAAAATTGTTAAATTTACCTATTAAAGATTATATTCCTGAAACTTTGGAAGAAAAAATTATAGCAAATGTTGATAATTTAACATTTGGAACAAAAAGAGTTTCAATTAATGAAGTTATAGTTAAATTTAAAAGTAGAAATTGTTCAAATGAAGGATTTAATCGAATTTTAAACTTATACAATGAGCTAAACGAATTAAAAAAATAATATATGCTATTTATAAATATATGATATTTAAATTAATTTTTTAATTAACTTTTTTTAATTATTTTATTTTTAGGTGAATATAATAATTGATAAATTATAAACGATGTAGAATGACAAAATACCCAACGTCATACATATTGTTGACATAATAACCATTCTATTGAGCTTTATTCCAAACATTGGAATAGCTACTAAAAATCCAAAAATTCCTGTACCTATTTGTATAATTTCTATGGTTTTAGCAATCTGTTCAGGATGTACTGCAGTAGCTGTCGAAGATATGGCAGATATTAAGTTTAAAAAACTACCTACTAAACCCGCAGTGGCTGGTATCATAATACATAATATAATAATACCAACAGATAAACCATTAGAAGCAACACTTAACAATTGATTTTTTAAATTTGTAAGGTCTTCCAACGTTTTAGCTAAAGTATTCAAACTTTCTGCTAAATTACCACCGTATTTTCTATTTTCGATAATTAACCTACCTAATTGTTTAAACAATTTAGAATCAAGTGAGTTTGAAACTATTAATACAGAATCTTCGAAACTTAATTTTCTTTCACTCATTAATAAAATTATTTTTGAAAATGCAATATTAACTTCTTTAATATCACTATTAATAATTTCATTAATTGATTCTATAACTGAACGACCTGAATTTAATGATAATACCATAATATACAAAGCTTTAGGTAGATTCTTTTCAAATTTATCTATTTTATTTTCATAAAGTATTGATGGGATAACCATTAAACTGAATAAATACATAAATGTTAGTATTAATGTACTTTTAATTGTAAAATTTAAGAATATTTTGAATATCAAAGGTATGAATGATGTTAATAATATGGCAATTAAAAAATTCTTTTCAGTGATGTTAAAACCTGATTTTTTTAATATATACAAATTTCTTCGTATAATGTAATTATATAGTTTCTCAAATTCCATATTACCCCTCATTCTATTTTCATCTTAATAAATATCCCGAAGACGATAGTTGATAAAGGTCCAATTTTAAATAAAACTAATTCTACGGCATTAATGACGCCGTCATAGCCTTGTTGTCCACCCAATGAAGCTTGTAATAATCCCGCAAATGGTAATATTAGACCAGCACCAAATACTAAATTCCCTAAATTCCCAATTTGGAATTTTGCAGAGTCTATTTTTGACATCGAAGACCTTACAATGTCTTTATATAGATTTTCTAATAATAATTGTGTTCCACCTTTGCTTGAAGAAATTATTAATTGAGAATATAATTCTTTCATCAAATTTACTTTAGTTCTTGTTCTGGCTCTTTCAAGTGCTCCTTCGAAACTATAACCTCCATTATTAATATCTTTTATAATATTTCTAAATTCATAAGATGGTATACCATATTCGGGATTATCCGCGATATTTTTAATAGATTCTTGAACTGAAGCACCGGAATTTAACATTGAAATAATATGTAATAATGTCATTAATATTTGGATTTTAATTTCTCCTTTAAATAATGTTAGTTTAATTTTTGGATAAAATATACTACCTAACATAATCAATATAAAAAATGTTAAGCCATTTAAAACGCCACCTATAAAGTTTCCAAAAACTGTTTCAAATACTATTAAAAATACGGAAACTATAATGGATGTCATTATCGCTTTTAAAAAATATAACCTTTCGTCGTCAATACCTGCATATTGGTAATCACGACGAGATGGAAAAATCGAGGTTTTAGTTACAAAGTCACTAAAAGAGCTCGCATAAGCTCCCATAACGCCTTGACTTGGTTTATCATATAATAATTCATCTAAGTTAATATCTAAATCACTGGAATCTTCTTCAATATATGCTTCATAAAATTGAATTTCATCATCATCTTTTTTACTATTTTCAAATATCTTTTTTAGATATTCTGATCTTTGAAGGGCATATTTATTTTTTTTAGAATTGTAATTAAATATGTAATAAATCATATCTTTCAATTCATTTATTAGTCCGGTTTCTTTCTTTTCTGAAACTGTCTTTTTTTTCATAATATACCTTATATCATTTTTAAGATCGATTCTGGATTTTCTTGATATCTCCTTACAATTTCACTTACTTTTTTAATATCCGATATGTCATTGTTGGACATGTATTCTAATACTCTTTTTCTATTTGCTCTATCTAATAATAATTCATCTCTGGTTATACCTGTTATTTTACAGACTTCATCTTCCCACATGCAAATACCTACTTTTTCGATTCCATCAGTGGCACCATTGTATTTAAATAATTCTGTTTTGGTGATTTCATCACCTTGTCCACCAACTTCTACGACACTAAGTATTCTCCTTACGGTTTTTTTATTTCTTTTTATCCGTTGCTGGTTTATAATGAAATTTATAGATGATAACATTATTTTTGGAACATTCATAGGTGGATTTATTAATCTAATCATGGCTTCGTCAGCACTATTTGCGTGTAATGTGCCTGAACAACCATCATGCCCTGTATTCATGGCTACAAGTAATGAGTGAGCTTCAGCACCCCTAACTTCCCCCACATAAATACGGTCAGGTCTCATTCTTAATGAGTTTTTGATTAAATCATCCATTGTTATTTCATAATTATCAATTCCCGGTCTTCCAGGTCTTGTAATCATTTTTATAGTATGGTCTAATGGTATTTGCAATTCGGGCGTATCTTCAATAGTTATTAACCTATCATTATACATTGAAAACATAGAAACTACATTTAGTGTAGTTGTTTTACCTGAACCTGTACCACCCACAATTAGAGTATTTGCAGGCTTTGCTCCATAATATCCTTCAACAGCTTGCCATATAAATGCCCCTAATTCAGGGTCTATTGTATTATATTTAATTAAATTGACAATAGTTAATGGATTTTTGCTAAATTTACGAATGGTTAATGTATTACCCATTGTTGTAATATCTGCGGTTGTAGCATTTACCCTGCTACCGTCAGGTAAATAAGCATCTAACATAGGTATTCTTGAATCTATATTCCTACCTGCTAAATACGCAATACTATCTATTATTCTTGCCAACTCTGATTTATCTAAGATAATATTGGTTTTACACATTTGATATTTTCTATGGAATATATATATTGGTATATCTACTCCATTTATCATAATCTCTTCTAATTCCGGGTCATTTATTAAAATTTCAATTAAGCCCAATTTTCCAATTATTAAATAAAAATATTGAGATATATAATGTATTTCAATATCTTTTATTTTTATATTATTTTTTAAGAAATAATTTTTTAAATAACCTTGTATTTGCCCTATTGTTTTCAATTCGCTATCTGATAATTCAGTTTTTAGCTCTTTATGCATTTCCGGAGTTAATTTTGATAATGCAGAATTTATATAATTGATATTTGATATATTGTATTTTTTAACTCCTTCTTTTTTCTCAATGGATACATTAAAATCTAATTTATCTATATTTATTAAATATTTATCAAGTAAGCTAGATTTTAAATCATCAATTGGATTGAGTTTGTTAAATTTATTCGTATTTTTCTCACTAATTTTAATTTTATCATTTGTACTATTTGTACTATTTGGACGAGGTTCAAATTTTTCTATGTCATTTTCTTCAAATTTTTTGGTTTCTTTTTTCTGAATCCTATCAAAAAGCCCCATTTTTTCACCCTTACTGGGTTATAATGTAACATCAATGTCTAAATGTTCTGTTAATTCTTTATATCTGTTTCTTATAGTAACTTCAGTTACTCCAGCCACATCTGCAACTTCACGTTGTGTTCTTCTCGTACCTTGTAAAACACTTGCAATATATATAGCTGCTGCGGCTACACCCGTAGGACCTCTACCACTCGTTAATCCTTTTTTACCCGCATCTTTTAATATAGATATAGCTTTTGATTCTACTTCACCAGGTAATTTAAGTTCTGAAGCAAATCTTGGTACATAATCTACTGGATTTGTAGGTGCTAATCTAATATTTAATTCTCTCGATATAAATCTGTAAGTTCTACCGATCTCTTTTCTATCTACTCTTGATACTTCGGCTATTTCATCCAATGTTCTTGGTACTTTACATCTTCTACAAGCTGCGTATAATGCGGCTGCTGCTACACCCTCAATACTTCTTCCTCTAATTAATCCTTTTTCGACAGCTCCCCTATATAATACTGCAGCATTTTCTCTTACATTCCTCGGTAATCCTAATTTTGAAGCTATTCTATCTAATTCTGATAATGCAAAGGCTAAATTTCTTTCTGAAGCATCTGAAACTCTAATTCTTCTTTGCCATTTTCTTAATCTATATAATTGAGCTCTTTTATCTGCAGATATGTCTTTACCATAACTATCTTTATTTCTCCAATCGATAACGGTGGATAAACCCTTATCGTGGATAGTATAAGTCATAGGAGCTCCTACTCTACTTCTTTTTACACGCTGTTCGTGGTCAAATGCTCTCCATTCTGGTCCAACATCAAATAAATTTTGCTGTAAAACGCAACCACAAACTTCACAAATTATTTCGGCTCTTTCATAGTCTTTAATGATATTTTTACTATTACATACGGGACAAATTAACTCTTCTTCTTTTTCAAGAATTACATTTTTATTTGAGTAATCTTCAGGGTTTACAATAGATATTTTCTTTTGTTCGAGCCTTTTTTTACTTTGGGTTATAGATTCGGTTTTCATAATAACACCACTTAATTCTTACGGGCTTTCTTATTTCGGTATGATTTTTTCGAGTTATTTTTAGGTTTTATAATTAAATATTTATTTTTTAATGCAATCTCAGCTTTTGCACTATCATCAGGTATTATTTTAACATAAGGTCGGGTTATGGGGCCAAATATATCATAGATAATACCAATTCTTAAAAATTTTTTATTTTCTGTTATACCCACCATAGATCCAATAGGTATTTGATTTTTACCAAGACCTATCAATTTTCCCTTGGGCGTTTCATGCAGAAGTTCTATTTTTTCCAAAAATATTCCTCCAAAATAACCATTCATATATTTAATTTATTAAATTAATAAGTATTTTATTTAATTAATAATATATAGTTTGTATGTATTATTATTTATATGTTTCGAAAACTTTATATAGAATATTAGTGTGGCAATTAACAATATCTTAAGTTTTTTAAATTACATCATCAAAATATTTATAAATA includes these proteins:
- a CDS encoding AAA family ATPase; the encoded protein is MIDPIEFIHNASSISKKSMNRLKLKSNPFSEKPIRGNTKFFVGRNSELSEIADILGAAQYGSVANAAIVGTKGIGKSSILNILYYAAKRHGHWIVQLEASQVTARQFLIQLMHSIIGDNLFSVDGTLSTNYMEHSKKIIEIYRRLNTYSDKTPVHYPREKIERDLKYLLHNVKEEGKLCVILVDEADQFAKRSCLGLLQFFHSFLYEDDILAFFAGPPTMMEDLTKISPAIRDRIPKVINMPPLDKVEAHDLILRRLEDVHTNGASEYDPFTPESIEKIIEECDGIPRRIIMTCSEAISIGLKNSSTIVDEAMVESALKKLGISVGHQILNHLTPAQSKIVRAMADLGGSSTVTELSGVLNNSPGTIGTHLSDIYEMGYVYKERDGYNVYYTLSKELKDVLIIEKDE
- the mptA gene encoding GTP cyclohydrolase MptA, whose product is MLCDVQSKEPDIKVSLTRVGVTNLKKLVKIKRDPTKRDVVLVPTFEVFVDLPSNQKGIHMSRSPEVIGEVIERILSEEEIYGVEDLSIEIVKRLFEKHEYANRAEVFLVSDDYIMEEKSPVTHKKSQEVCKIMARAYGVKEDGNLIMKKMVGAEVVGMTACPCAQDLLTQNAITELKNNGFNDEEIVKILDSVTIATHNQRGIGTIMVEVPDNYDIGISKIIDIIKSSMSGEVYELLKRTDEAYVVEYAHKNPKFVEDCAREMIKRVVDEFTELPGDAEVLIRQVNKESIHRHDAFAERFSTMEELRNELI
- a CDS encoding ATP-grasp domain-containing protein is translated as MSKILVVGVNTRPVVNSFKKLGFEVYSVSYYNPIDCHSDKSEYLINDMSHGNFYNNYSEDELLNLANNYEDMVDNYIICSGIFESTNSKIPKWDTIGNSPKKINEISNKYNITKNLQKLGYNTPITKKINNKYQLEKFINEFEEVILKPLFGCGGIGVIYINNKMLNIEFDLLNRLDIKYPILVQEYINSESYSISYINSNYLAFNKQIISRSDFGNMYVGNITPYSPELISKGFETQINQFSELIETLDLTGMNGFDFMVKNGEPYIIDINPRILGTYETLEMSCNYNLAKVLLGSECPKMEEIYYKRVLFANKDIVFKKDIFKKYGINIEDYIRDLPMEGAFISKNEPICTLIYPELNKDLISDEFIKRCI
- the tfe gene encoding transcription factor E gives rise to the protein MKYDKDDMYVMLENPLVQQVLFEVMDEDMMGFDVLSILIDLGEVTDDEISRQLDVKLNNIRKILYRLYEARLVNYNREKDEETNWYTYTWMPALEKLPGLVKKKMEKLITTLKDQLSMEEDNLFFYCQECEIKFTFEDAMDNSFKCPQCDGTLYEYDNKDDILNIKNQIIYLEKEYTLNSLFS
- a CDS encoding HDIG domain-containing metalloprotein: MFDTPDFIKYLNILVEKCDINIVCHCITVSAYAYDFAKSLKNNTLDINLIVLGGLLHDIGRSESQDLNHGIIGAKILNNMDLPKLAKIAETHIGAGISKEQAKLLNLPIKDYIPETLEEKIIANVDNLTFGTKRVSINEVIVKFKSRNCSNEGFNRILNLYNELNELKK
- a CDS encoding type II secretion system F family protein, whose product is MEFEKLYNYIIRRNLYILKKSGFNITEKNFLIAILLTSFIPLIFKIFLNFTIKSTLILTFMYLFSLMVIPSILYENKIDKFEKNLPKALYIMVLSLNSGRSVIESINEIINSDIKEVNIAFSKIILLMSERKLSFEDSVLIVSNSLDSKLFKQLGRLIIENRKYGGNLAESLNTLAKTLEDLTNLKNQLLSVASNGLSVGIIILCIMIPATAGLVGSFLNLISAISSTATAVHPEQIAKTIEIIQIGTGIFGFLVAIPMFGIKLNRMVIMSTICMTLGILSFYIVYNLSIIIFT
- a CDS encoding type II secretion system F family protein; translation: MKKKTVSEKKETGLINELKDMIYYIFNYNSKKNKYALQRSEYLKKIFENSKKDDDEIQFYEAYIEEDSSDLDINLDELLYDKPSQGVMGAYASSFSDFVTKTSIFPSRRDYQYAGIDDERLYFLKAIMTSIIVSVFLIVFETVFGNFIGGVLNGLTFFILIMLGSIFYPKIKLTLFKGEIKIQILMTLLHIISMLNSGASVQESIKNIADNPEYGIPSYEFRNIIKDINNGGYSFEGALERARTRTKVNLMKELYSQLIISSSKGGTQLLLENLYKDIVRSSMSKIDSAKFQIGNLGNLVFGAGLILPFAGLLQASLGGQQGYDGVINAVELVLFKIGPLSTIVFGIFIKMKIE
- a CDS encoding type II/IV secretion system ATPase subunit; the encoded protein is MGLFDRIQKKETKKFEENDIEKFEPRPNSTNSTNDKIKISEKNTNKFNKLNPIDDLKSSLLDKYLINIDKLDFNVSIEKKEGVKKYNISNINYINSALSKLTPEMHKELKTELSDSELKTIGQIQGYLKNYFLKNNIKIKDIEIHYISQYFYLIIGKLGLIEILINDPELEEIMINGVDIPIYIFHRKYQMCKTNIILDKSELARIIDSIAYLAGRNIDSRIPMLDAYLPDGSRVNATTADITTMGNTLTIRKFSKNPLTIVNLIKYNTIDPELGAFIWQAVEGYYGAKPANTLIVGGTGSGKTTTLNVVSMFSMYNDRLITIEDTPELQIPLDHTIKMITRPGRPGIDNYEITMDDLIKNSLRMRPDRIYVGEVRGAEAHSLLVAMNTGHDGCSGTLHANSADEAMIRLINPPMNVPKIMLSSINFIINQQRIKRNKKTVRRILSVVEVGGQGDEITKTELFKYNGATDGIEKVGICMWEDEVCKITGITRDELLLDRANRKRVLEYMSNNDISDIKKVSEIVRRYQENPESILKMI
- a CDS encoding transcription initiation factor IIB encodes the protein MKTESITQSKKRLEQKKISIVNPEDYSNKNVILEKEEELICPVCNSKNIIKDYERAEIICEVCGCVLQQNLFDVGPEWRAFDHEQRVKRSRVGAPMTYTIHDKGLSTVIDWRNKDSYGKDISADKRAQLYRLRKWQRRIRVSDASERNLAFALSELDRIASKLGLPRNVRENAAVLYRGAVEKGLIRGRSIEGVAAAALYAACRRCKVPRTLDEIAEVSRVDRKEIGRTYRFISRELNIRLAPTNPVDYVPRFASELKLPGEVESKAISILKDAGKKGLTSGRGPTGVAAAAIYIASVLQGTRRTQREVADVAGVTEVTIRNRYKELTEHLDIDVTL
- a CDS encoding Gar1/Naf1 family protein; amino-acid sequence: MEKIELLHETPKGKLIGLGKNQIPIGSMVGITENKKFLRIGIIYDIFGPITRPYVKIIPDDSAKAEIALKNKYLIIKPKNNSKKSYRNKKARKN